A DNA window from Choristoneura fumiferana chromosome 24, NRCan_CFum_1, whole genome shotgun sequence contains the following coding sequences:
- the LOC141441911 gene encoding E3 ubiquitin-protein ligase RNF123-like, translated as MMNVLKSMFGVCSSSAEKGEVHETVRRIFGNELVLKDNNDRHLQRSKYVSYIRDNLPKMLDTKVANTKAKTNKRHPPVVIIDNVEPTDDRTGRVGPKIVVFDASTGTGRLVLVGDERVSVQGLSSFATIRATACVYSGKWMYEVQLGTKGIMQIGWCTSTCMFSMDTGVGDTANSYAYDGGRVRRWNVATSPYGQAWLPGDVIGSCIDLDKGTLEYYRNGVSMGMAFDRVALGTGIAYFPAVSLAMQEHLYANFGHVPFVFPVEGFAPLQMSPARECARAAILFKSVDALLEELSRLSDLRTPLSAKSSKAKSESSKVAEDEVALRIHSSNSAAYTPRASPHQVVDAQNQETKKMSRKAFLMSLARLVIVELGSTLRLSYVVVAELLPRLRGSLGIKNRGINVDQHATEFFNKAREENFNNLSATFLAQPQPRLCTILDLLWTFLDEAALCDVLEHCIVRECLLFDLVSPNMQFAQQMEGVYVLCGLMQHRETRHHLVKYVFFNKISFDNFLNVKCPDDAVLRTVIRSPWWQRPTSVHGETDPRIAEMAEKGTITRTPLTPTGVEKITKYFTSTQDDATKEAQYKEDCLKITKAIAPLEQIQLEFLLMLLDNTDGTNMVPSTRKIFLEKFRRYIMDNCILDMRLFNISRNSPAISWCCHARLLSAILKLWNENPIGHSNMPPYLPAKTFIDGELDFYNVDRLGGVLPFLVRTLRQDLIEVLGEDSPFIQSFEPNYNRGGGIDMGVSEMAAGSPGLATLPQVISSMARFMHPAMTPMPNRSTGETALALKGARSMMPGAGSIDVRTAYLRLLDGLLALYHGAAIKHAEKLCELRDNQLDMADCLHDIEHRMMTISAELQNATILKTELTETERIKRELTEKMYQELERSKSVYEEKLEAGALQMSWVIGAIWTKQRQSELAKHFAGTLHSMRLSSDADYAAHTQVNQVASKEILPGKSSLLTRGSYASLQLEYTSSSDQSPQTANSRANTPQIASNTQVGSTSQGVAREFAESLFAFVPEYHVDAMLELCNTLRLYMHPTVPVQQIPGKCLLVTFSKIGLPSG; from the exons ATGATGAACGTACTCAAGTCAATGTTTGGGGTGTGCAGCAGCTCGGCAGAAAAGGGGGAGGTCCACGAAACAGTGAGGAGGATATTCGGCAACGAGCTGGTCTTAAAGGACAACAACGACCGGCATTTACA GAGAAGTAAATATGTCAGTTACATTAGAGACAATCTCCCGAAGATGCTGGACACGAAAGTAGCTAATACGAAGGCAAAGACGAATAAACGGCACCCCCCAGTTGTTATTATAGAC AATGTAGAACCCACAGATGATAGAACCGGGCGCGTGGGACCGAAGATTGTAGTTTTTGATGCTTCGACag GAACAGGCAGGTTGGTCCTCGTGGGCGACGAGAGAGTCAGCGTCCAGGGTCTGTCCAGCTTTGCCACCATCCGCGCAACGGCCTGCGTCTATTCTGGCAAATGGATGTACGAGGTGCAGCTTGGGACCAAGGGGATAATGCAG ATCGGTTGGTGCACAAGCACTTGCATGTTCTCAATGGACACAGGAGTGGGAGACACGGCCAACTCGTACGCATACGACGGCGGCCGCGTCCGGCGGTGGAATGTGGCCACCTCGCCGTACGGCCAGGCTTGGCTGCCGGGAGACGTCATTGGCTCCTGCATCGATTTGGATAAAGGGACCTTAGAGTATTACAG AAACGGTGTCTCAATGGGCATGGCGTTCGACCGTGTGGCGCTCGGCACCGGCATCGCCTACTTCCCGGCGGTGTCGCTGGCGATGCAGGAACATCTATATGCCAACTTTGGACACGTGCCTTTCGT GTTCCCAGTAGAAGGTTTCGCGCCCCTCCAGATGTCGCCGGCCCGCgagtgcgcgcgcgccgccatccTGTTCAAGTCTGTGGACGCTTTGCTCGAGGAGCTCTCGCGTCTCTCTGACCTGAGGACGCCGCTCTCGGCTAAGAGTAGTAAG GCTAAATCTGAatcatcaaaagtagctgaaGATGAAGTGGCCCTGCGAATCCACAGCTCGAATTCTGCAGCGTACACTCCCCGCGCCTCGCCGCATCAGGTTGTCGACGCACAGAACCAAGAGACCAAGAAGATGTctagaaaa GCCTTCCTCATGTCTCTAGCCCGTCTGGTGATCGTGGAGCTGGGAAGCACTCTTCGATTATCCTACGTGGTGGTGGCAGAGTTGCTGCCACGACTGCGAGGCAGTCTCGGTATCAAAAACAGGGGAATAAACGTGGACCAGCACGCTACTGAGTTCTTTAACAAGGCTAGAGAGGAGAACTTT AATAATCTGTCAGCCACATTCCTCGCGCAGCCCCAGCCCCGTCTCTGTACCATCCTGGATTTGCTCTGGACTTTCCTGGATGAAGCGGCGTTGTGCGATGTCCTGGAACACTGCATCGTGAGGGAGTGCCTGCTCTTCGACTTGGTGTCACcg AACATGCAGTTCGCGCAGCAAATGGAGGGTGTCTACGTTCTCTGCGGGCTGATGCAGCATCGGGAGACGAGGCACCATCTCGTCAAATATGTTTTCTTCAACAAAATCTC gtttgaTAACTTCCTGAACGTGAAGTGCCCTGACGATGCGGTCCTGCGCACCGTCATACGCAGCCCGTGGTGGCAGCGACCCACTTCAGTACACGGGGAGACGGATCCCAGGATAGCTG aaatggcAGAAAAAGGCACAATAACCCGCACTCCTCTTACACCAACTGGCGTAG AGAAAATCACTAAGTACTTCACGTCAACCCAGGACGATGCTACTAAAGAAGCGCAGTACAAAGAGGATTGTCTTAAGATAACCAAAGCCATTGCACCTTTAGAGCAAATCCAG CTGGAGTTCCTTCTAATGCTGTTGGACAACACTGACGGAACCAACATGGTGCCGTCCACTCGGAAGATATTCCTGGAGAAGTTTCGACGGTATATCATGGACAACTGTATCCTGGACATG CGGCTGTTCAACATTTCGCGCAACTCACCCGCAATCTCTTGGTGCTGTCATGCGCGCCTGCTGAGTGCTATTCTGAAGCTGTGGAACGAGAACCCAATCGGACACTC TAACATGCCACCTTACCTACCAGCGAAGACGTTCATCGACGGTGAACTGGACTTTTACAACGTGGACCGCCTCGGTGGAGTCCTACCTTTTCTCGTGAGGACTTTGCG ACAGGACCTGATCGAGGTGTTGGGCGAGGACAGTCCGTTCATACAGAGCTTCGAGCCCAACTATAACAGAGGCGGGGGCATTGACATGG GAGTGAGCGAGATGGCGGCTGGCTCTCCCGGTCTGGCCACGCTGCCTCAGGTCATTTCTTCGATGGCCCGGTTCATGCACCCGGCTATGACTCCTATGCCAAACAG GTCTACCGGCGAAACAGCTCTTGCGTTGAAAGGAGCTCGTTCCATGATGCCCGGGGCTGGCTCCATAGACGTGAGGACAGCCTACCTTCGACTGTTGGACGGTTTGCTGGCTCTATACCATGGCGCTGCTATCAAACATGCCGAGAAG TTGTGTGAGTTGAGAGACAATCAACTAGACATGGCTGACTGTCTCCACGACATCGAGCACAGGATGATGACGATATCGGCCGAGCTGCAGAACGCTACAA TATTGAAAACGGAACTAACCGAGACGGAGCGTATAAAAAGAGAATTGACTGAGAAAATGTACCAAGAGCTTGAGAGGTCCAAGAGTGTGTACGAG GAGAAGCTTGAAGCTGGCGCGTTACAGATGTCGTGGGTTATTGGAGCGATCTGGACGAAGCAGCGCCAGTCGGAGCTCGCCAAGCACTTCGCTGGTACACTGCACTCCATGCGGCTTTCCTCGGACGCGGACTACGCTGCACACACCCAGGTCAACCAG GTGGCTAGTAAGGAAATTCTACCTGGAAAGAGCTCTCTGCTAACTAGAGGCAGCTATGCGTCTCTACAACTAGAATATACATCCAGCTCTGATCAAAG tcCCCAGACAGCAAATTCGAGAGCCAACACGCCACAGATCGCGTCAAACACTCAAGTTGGATCGACGAGTC AGGGCGTAGCGCGAGAATTTGCCGAGTCGCTTTTCGCCTTCGTACCTGAGTACCACGTGGATGCCATGCTGGAGCTATGCAACACGTTGCGGCTGTACATGCACCCCACCGTGCCTGTTCAACAGATACCGGGTAAATGTTTACTTGTTACTTTTTCGAAGATCGGTCTGCCCAGTGGTTAA
- the LOC141441912 gene encoding uncharacterized protein, whose protein sequence is MDKFLDQMDYSLLLIIVAKSESSKVAEDEVALRIHSSNSAAYTPRASPHQVVDAQNQETKKMSRKAFLMSLARLVIVELGSTLRLSYVVVAELLPRLRGSLGIKNRGINVDQHATEFFNKAREENFNNLSATFLAQPQPRLCTILDLLWTFLDEAALCDVLEHCIVRECLLFDLVSPVINYNNIV, encoded by the exons ATGGATAAATTTCTTGATCAGATGGATTATAGTTTGCTACTGATTATAGTG GCTAAATCTGAatcatcaaaagtagctgaaGATGAAGTGGCCCTGCGAATCCACAGCTCGAATTCTGCAGCGTACACTCCCCGCGCCTCGCCGCATCAGGTTGTCGACGCACAGAACCAAGAGACCAAGAAGATGTctagaaaa GCCTTCCTCATGTCTCTAGCCCGTCTGGTGATCGTGGAGCTGGGAAGCACTCTTCGATTATCCTACGTGGTGGTGGCAGAGTTGCTGCCACGACTGCGAGGCAGTCTCGGTATCAAAAACAGGGGAATAAACGTGGACCAGCACGCTACTGAGTTCTTTAACAAGGCTAGAGAGGAGAACTTT AATAATCTGTCAGCCACATTCCTCGCGCAGCCCCAGCCCCGTCTCTGTACCATCCTGGATTTGCTCTGGACTTTCCTGGATGAAGCGGCGTTGTGCGATGTCCTGGAACACTGCATCGTGAGGGAGTGCCTGCTCTTCGACTTGGTGTCACcggttataaattataataatatcgtaTAA